One segment of Fervidobacterium sp. DNA contains the following:
- a CDS encoding sensor domain-containing diguanylate cyclase: MNSNDCLDTYLNWDIFDSNLSGPIFILLADHNGNILKCTNNTPQYIARRDNIFKAFNGLEVFSKFDKRKLVDQVFDFSEDTPQKVRVVPVKHPKGIILFGEIVTQKFFVDEYIAERLETLSMYLEFAPVFFVVLNKDGNVEYINSYALNKTGYSFQEVIGKNWFEMFIPEERRKEIQNVFSQIIAGNIEILETYENEILTKDGKQIVILWENKLVTKNGKPAGSISVGVDVTNEKIRDFEEELIISMLSAFLENNYQEAIRKISSTLKNKCSIKSAHAKIISSEDSITINFLESEENEALQTIEEINKSEDKAVQITIKYDKLPKYASQQCLKSIINILFSLADRIYYIQRLEEASFKDPLTNLYNRRYFMIMLKNEIRRVKRYNSESSVVMIDLDGLKGINDTLGHDKGDMAIKTLSQALISNTRSTDICARFGGDEFVLLLPHTSSDSAKIIIDRIRESVRKISEQRKLEFEISFSAGITLIVMNDDEEGISVLKRADQLLYQAKRSGKNKDIIG, from the coding sequence ATGAACTCAAATGATTGTTTAGATACGTACCTGAATTGGGATATTTTTGACTCCAACTTATCAGGACCCATTTTCATCTTGCTGGCAGATCACAATGGAAATATTTTAAAATGTACAAATAACACACCCCAATATATAGCAAGACGTGATAATATTTTTAAAGCATTTAATGGTTTAGAAGTCTTTTCTAAATTCGACAAAAGAAAGCTTGTAGATCAGGTTTTTGATTTTTCAGAGGACACACCACAAAAGGTGCGTGTTGTTCCCGTAAAGCATCCTAAGGGGATTATTCTATTCGGAGAGATTGTTACACAAAAATTTTTTGTAGATGAATATATAGCTGAGCGCCTGGAAACATTAAGTATGTATCTTGAATTTGCTCCAGTGTTTTTCGTTGTACTTAACAAAGACGGAAATGTTGAATATATCAATTCATATGCATTGAATAAAACAGGATACAGTTTCCAAGAAGTAATAGGAAAGAATTGGTTTGAGATGTTTATTCCAGAAGAACGAAGAAAAGAAATACAAAACGTTTTCAGTCAGATAATAGCTGGGAATATTGAAATACTTGAGACATATGAAAATGAGATCCTCACAAAAGATGGAAAACAAATAGTGATACTGTGGGAAAATAAATTAGTTACTAAGAATGGTAAACCTGCTGGTAGCATCAGTGTTGGAGTGGATGTTACCAACGAGAAAATAAGAGACTTCGAAGAAGAACTGATAATAAGTATGCTTTCAGCATTTCTCGAAAATAACTATCAAGAGGCAATTAGAAAAATTTCCAGTACACTTAAGAACAAGTGTAGTATCAAATCAGCCCATGCAAAAATAATATCCTCTGAAGATTCGATAACAATAAACTTTTTAGAGAGTGAAGAAAACGAAGCACTTCAAACAATTGAAGAAATCAACAAATCCGAAGATAAAGCGGTACAAATAACGATTAAATACGACAAATTGCCTAAGTATGCTTCTCAACAATGCCTGAAGAGCATCATTAACATTCTTTTTTCACTCGCGGATAGAATCTATTATATTCAACGTCTTGAAGAAGCTTCTTTTAAGGACCCTCTGACAAACCTTTACAATAGAAGATACTTTATGATAATGCTTAAAAACGAGATTAGACGTGTCAAAAGATATAACTCCGAATCATCAGTCGTTATGATCGATCTTGATGGGTTAAAAGGTATAAACGACACTTTGGGACATGATAAGGGAGATATGGCAATAAAAACACTTTCTCAGGCATTAATTTCAAACACCCGATCGACTGATATATGTGCAAGATTTGGAGGGGATGAATTTGTATTGTTGTTACCCCATACCTCCTCTGATAGTGCGAAAATAATAATTGATAGAATAAGAGAATCTGTGCGAAAAATTAGTGAACAAAGAAAACTTGAGTTTGAAATCTCTTTTAGCGCAGGTATAACGTTAATCGTTATGAACGATGATGAAGAAGGAATAAGTGTCTTGAAAAGAGCAGATCAATTACTTTATCAAGCCAAACGTTCAGGAAAAAATAAAGACATTATCGGGTAA
- a CDS encoding rod shape-determining protein RodA — translation MKYNNKLVRIKENKFSFADYLLIVVVLILMFIGLATLRTVVLNTRQEHRFFKQIIWDLVSIGIMFYIIYEKEARIRSYSKYIYFISVILLILVLITGKTMYGARRWIDIGPFDLQPSEVFKFSIILSLASVFSKYKDNKALPISLIYVSPSLLIFLEPDLGMTLLMFFIWFSMLTASNVDKRYIFVMILIAIILAPILFFFVLEDYQRARILALFNPSEHFQYGAYNTIMSKSVIANGGIRGTGYGLGIGTNMHIVPMQYTDFIFSAYAEQFGMIGSVFLLLLYATIILCGFLRIGRYKDEFWEFVVIGVSAVYAFHVFENVGMNLGILPVTGIPLPFISYGGTSTFVFSALVGLLIKARVISGSARQI, via the coding sequence TTGAAATATAACAACAAACTTGTTCGCATCAAGGAGAATAAATTTTCTTTCGCAGATTATCTACTGATAGTAGTTGTTCTCATTTTGATGTTCATCGGTTTGGCTACCTTGAGAACTGTAGTCTTGAACACTCGCCAAGAACATCGCTTTTTTAAGCAAATAATATGGGATTTAGTTTCAATAGGTATAATGTTTTACATTATATATGAGAAAGAGGCACGTATAAGATCGTATAGTAAATACATTTACTTCATATCGGTTATATTACTTATACTTGTTCTGATAACTGGGAAGACGATGTATGGAGCAAGGCGGTGGATCGATATTGGTCCATTCGATCTTCAACCTTCCGAGGTCTTTAAATTCTCAATTATACTGTCACTTGCTTCGGTTTTCTCAAAATATAAGGATAACAAAGCACTGCCAATTTCATTGATTTACGTTTCACCGTCTTTGTTGATATTTCTCGAACCAGACTTGGGAATGACACTATTGATGTTTTTTATTTGGTTTTCAATGCTCACAGCAAGTAACGTTGATAAGAGGTATATTTTTGTAATGATTTTGATAGCTATCATCTTGGCTCCGATATTGTTTTTCTTTGTGTTGGAAGATTATCAGCGGGCAAGAATTTTGGCTTTATTCAATCCAAGCGAGCACTTTCAGTACGGTGCATACAATACAATAATGTCAAAAAGTGTAATAGCAAACGGGGGGATTAGAGGAACTGGATATGGCTTAGGAATTGGAACAAATATGCACATAGTACCAATGCAATACACGGACTTCATATTTTCCGCGTATGCTGAGCAATTTGGGATGATAGGTTCTGTATTTTTGTTACTCTTATATGCTACAATAATACTATGTGGGTTTTTAAGGATTGGTAGATACAAAGATGAGTTCTGGGAATTTGTTGTGATAGGTGTTTCGGCCGTTTATGCATTCCACGTTTTTGAGAACGTTGGTATGAATTTAGGGATACTACCAGTTACAGGAATACCTTTACCGTTTATAAGCTACGGTGGAACATCTACATTCGTTTTTTCTGCACTCGTAGGGTTACTTATAAAAGCAAGAGTAATATCCGGGTCAGCAAGGCAAATTTAA
- a CDS encoding cytidine deaminase produces MVKNKNIEDLISIAKEVRMKAYAPYSGFKVGAVIVTKQGKIYTGVNVENASYGLTNCAERTAIFKAVSEGEREFEMIVIVADTHKPVSPCGACRQVMSEFGNFKVVLANIKGDYLETDVNSLLPYSFDKKDFNEK; encoded by the coding sequence ATGGTAAAGAACAAGAATATTGAAGATTTAATATCGATTGCAAAAGAAGTCAGAATGAAAGCTTATGCACCTTATTCGGGATTTAAGGTTGGAGCTGTAATTGTAACAAAACAGGGAAAGATTTACACAGGCGTCAATGTTGAAAATGCGTCATATGGACTTACAAATTGCGCGGAACGAACGGCAATTTTTAAGGCAGTTAGCGAGGGAGAGCGGGAATTTGAAATGATAGTCATTGTAGCTGATACTCATAAACCAGTTTCACCATGCGGGGCATGTAGACAAGTGATGTCAGAATTTGGGAATTTTAAAGTTGTGCTTGCAAACATTAAAGGAGACTATTTGGAAACCGATGTTAACAGTTTATTGCCTTATTCCTTTGATAAAAAAGACTTTAACGAAAAATAG
- a CDS encoding TIGR00269 family protein, with the protein MKCKKCHSQAVIHLRAHNIALCKEHFIEFFEKRVQKAVNDFKMFKRDDKILVALSSGKDSSSVLYALKRLGYNVEGLFLKMGPHTNAAENIVRRVSEFVQVPVHIYDTTKHFVGLGTSEIARIVKRPVCSICGIVRRYWMNRYAVQNGYDALVTGHNMDDEATFLFGNILNWQVEYFSRQWPVLEKTHQKFVKKAKPLIYVTERETYAYAFLNEIPFMEQKCPFSKDATSSNYKKYLNLIENEQPGTKHRLLFGYFDNLKDLVYKEHAVELKECTKCGFPTTGEKCQYCRLEERVSSAVKG; encoded by the coding sequence GTGAAATGTAAAAAATGTCACAGCCAAGCTGTTATTCATCTACGAGCGCATAACATAGCACTTTGCAAAGAACACTTTATAGAATTTTTTGAAAAAAGGGTTCAGAAGGCTGTGAATGATTTTAAGATGTTTAAAAGGGATGATAAGATACTTGTGGCACTTTCCAGTGGGAAAGATAGTAGCTCTGTACTGTACGCTTTAAAACGCTTAGGATATAACGTTGAAGGTTTATTTTTGAAAATGGGACCCCACACAAATGCCGCTGAAAATATTGTGAGAAGAGTTTCAGAATTTGTTCAAGTACCTGTTCATATTTATGATACGACAAAACATTTTGTTGGGCTTGGTACTTCAGAGATTGCAAGGATTGTTAAAAGACCAGTTTGTAGTATTTGTGGGATAGTGCGAAGATATTGGATGAATAGGTACGCTGTGCAAAACGGTTATGATGCGCTTGTAACAGGACACAATATGGATGACGAAGCAACTTTCCTCTTCGGAAATATACTCAATTGGCAAGTAGAATATTTTTCAAGGCAATGGCCTGTTTTAGAAAAGACACATCAGAAGTTTGTGAAGAAGGCAAAACCATTAATCTATGTAACAGAACGAGAAACATATGCCTACGCATTTTTAAATGAAATTCCATTCATGGAACAAAAGTGCCCATTTTCTAAGGATGCTACAAGCTCCAACTACAAAAAGTATCTTAATTTAATTGAAAACGAACAGCCTGGGACAAAACATAGACTTCTTTTTGGCTATTTTGACAACCTTAAGGATTTAGTTTATAAAGAGCACGCTGTAGAACTAAAAGAATGCACGAAATGTGGTTTTCCAACAACAGGTGAAAAATGTCAATATTGCAGGCTTGAGGAAAGAGTAAGCAGTGCCGTAAAAGGTTAA
- a CDS encoding AAA family ATPase, whose protein sequence is MIELLHINEYVYLKNVDIYFSDGLNVITGETGTGKSLLLDIIGAFLDYGSIRSDVFSADVVVYVPRNFEEGNISVGQHIFSVEKRGKRSFYKVDGRLIAKDIVQKVFSDIVTIHKQNSHIKLLEREFIINFLDDIANNEEFIKEYRRLYSQYQNVLKLIATVDETKLREKIEELKEKVTEIESAKLDLSEEEKLENDYKKALNVRTLIQNYTIAMQQLEEIEHSLRKLYALTEDKHHETIDKVIEYIAELENNVSKELIRFDEVNVEDIENRLWIYRKLRRKYGPSTEDVLTNLKNWREELTENEKLLSMLKSVGEEKVLIENQLRQLAAKISERRRKAAEFIVESVIQHLRDLNMNTRIDFSFSTKEISLDGIDDVELVGNTLSSGPLYPLRKIASGGELSRIMLSIELSTASTPTLIYDEIDAGVGGITAVKLAEKLEKLSKNHQIIVVTHLPQIALRAHKHFALRREKDTGYVVELDEKGRAEEIERMFGGKEIIEIVSEKNNQ, encoded by the coding sequence TTGATAGAATTACTCCATATAAACGAATATGTGTATCTTAAGAATGTTGATATATACTTCTCTGATGGGTTGAACGTTATAACAGGTGAGACTGGAACGGGAAAGAGTTTGTTACTTGATATTATTGGTGCCTTTTTAGATTATGGATCTATAAGAAGTGATGTTTTTTCAGCGGATGTGGTCGTTTACGTTCCAAGGAATTTTGAAGAAGGAAACATTTCTGTTGGTCAGCACATATTCAGTGTAGAAAAAAGAGGCAAGAGGTCTTTCTATAAAGTAGATGGGCGTTTGATTGCGAAAGATATCGTTCAAAAAGTCTTTTCGGATATAGTAACTATCCATAAACAAAACTCACACATCAAGTTGTTGGAAAGAGAATTTATAATTAATTTTCTCGATGATATAGCTAATAATGAAGAATTCATAAAAGAGTACAGGAGGTTGTACAGTCAATATCAAAATGTACTGAAACTTATCGCTACAGTCGATGAAACAAAATTAAGAGAAAAAATTGAGGAGTTGAAAGAAAAAGTCACCGAAATAGAATCTGCAAAATTGGATCTGTCAGAAGAGGAAAAACTAGAAAATGATTACAAAAAAGCCCTTAATGTTCGGACACTTATTCAAAATTACACGATAGCAATGCAACAACTTGAGGAAATTGAGCATTCGTTGAGAAAACTTTACGCATTAACGGAAGATAAACATCATGAGACTATAGATAAGGTTATAGAGTACATTGCGGAGTTAGAAAATAACGTCAGCAAAGAATTAATCAGATTCGATGAAGTAAATGTGGAAGATATAGAAAACAGGTTATGGATATACAGAAAGTTGAGAAGAAAATATGGTCCGTCTACAGAGGATGTGCTTACCAACCTAAAAAACTGGAGAGAAGAACTCACTGAAAATGAAAAACTGCTTTCCATGCTGAAAAGTGTAGGTGAGGAGAAAGTATTGATAGAAAATCAATTGAGACAACTGGCAGCAAAGATCAGTGAAAGGCGAAGGAAAGCTGCAGAGTTTATTGTGGAATCTGTTATTCAACATTTGAGAGATTTGAATATGAATACAAGAATAGACTTTTCTTTCTCAACGAAGGAAATCTCTTTGGACGGAATTGATGATGTCGAACTTGTGGGAAACACACTAAGTTCCGGACCGCTGTATCCATTACGCAAAATAGCATCTGGGGGAGAGTTATCAAGAATAATGCTATCAATTGAGCTTTCAACTGCCAGTACTCCCACGCTTATTTACGATGAGATAGATGCGGGAGTTGGAGGAATAACAGCGGTAAAACTTGCGGAAAAACTGGAAAAATTGTCGAAAAATCATCAAATAATTGTTGTAACCCACCTTCCGCAGATAGCGTTAAGAGCGCATAAACACTTTGCACTAAGAAGAGAAAAGGACACTGGTTATGTAGTCGAATTAGATGAAAAAGGTAGAGCAGAAGAAATAGAACGTATGTTTGGAGGAAAGGAGATAATAGAAATTGTAAGTGAAAAGAATAATCAGTAA
- a CDS encoding hemolysin family protein, with protein sequence MEDPLSYLWSTVVIVFLVILSAFFSASETALTSVSRHKLRGLAKRQEEEKEKNEIHVFNQLLTALLISNNLVNVLASSIAAVMFSQLIEKESVAAVLSTVIMTFILLVFGEITPKILSRQNSEKFFEISMKVIVPFSKLLMPLVAFFVKVSNYFVKFLGGQTVTDTPFITMEDIASYLEIGREEGSIDHEEGLMIERTIAMDETLVKEIMIPRIDVVAVEEVQTLREVVKLIMEEEYSRIPVYRETIDNVVGVCYAKDLLSFIAQRGTEVIDKVKVKELMRPPLFVPEVMPVSELLKEFKTKKVHMAIVVDEYGGTAGIVTMEDILEEIFGEIMDEYDEHESIGIKKLDESTYLVDATISLNDIERELRITFPEGEFETLAGYLLNKFHHIPKVGEKHEDNGIVYKVVAASRNRIEKVLIRVSKPTHKEDNTNGKEQEY encoded by the coding sequence GTGGAAGATCCACTTAGTTATTTATGGAGTACTGTTGTCATAGTATTTTTGGTTATTCTTTCAGCCTTTTTTTCAGCCTCAGAAACTGCCTTGACCTCTGTTAGTAGACACAAATTAAGAGGTCTTGCAAAAAGACAAGAAGAGGAAAAAGAAAAAAACGAAATACATGTTTTTAATCAATTATTAACTGCATTGCTGATTTCGAATAACCTTGTGAACGTCCTTGCTTCATCTATAGCAGCGGTGATGTTCTCTCAGCTGATAGAAAAAGAATCTGTAGCGGCTGTTCTTTCAACGGTTATAATGACTTTTATTTTACTTGTGTTTGGAGAGATTACACCAAAAATTCTATCAAGGCAAAATAGTGAAAAATTTTTTGAGATAAGCATGAAAGTAATAGTTCCATTTTCAAAGCTTTTGATGCCATTAGTCGCATTTTTTGTTAAAGTTTCGAACTACTTCGTCAAGTTTTTAGGTGGACAAACAGTAACAGATACACCTTTTATTACAATGGAGGATATAGCTTCCTATCTTGAAATAGGTCGCGAAGAAGGTTCAATAGATCACGAAGAAGGGTTAATGATTGAACGAACCATAGCAATGGATGAGACTCTGGTGAAGGAGATAATGATACCAAGGATAGATGTAGTTGCCGTGGAAGAAGTTCAAACGTTGCGAGAGGTAGTTAAGTTAATAATGGAAGAAGAATATTCACGTATACCAGTTTACAGAGAAACCATAGATAATGTTGTTGGAGTTTGTTACGCAAAAGATCTATTGTCATTTATTGCACAGCGTGGTACCGAGGTTATTGACAAGGTAAAGGTGAAGGAATTAATGAGACCACCGCTTTTTGTACCAGAAGTTATGCCGGTTTCGGAGTTATTGAAGGAATTCAAAACCAAGAAAGTTCACATGGCAATTGTAGTGGATGAATACGGTGGAACAGCAGGCATAGTAACGATGGAAGATATACTTGAAGAAATCTTTGGTGAGATAATGGATGAGTACGACGAGCACGAAAGCATAGGGATAAAGAAACTTGACGAGTCTACTTACTTAGTGGATGCAACAATTTCTTTGAATGATATAGAAAGAGAATTGAGAATCACTTTTCCAGAAGGTGAGTTTGAAACATTAGCTGGTTACCTTCTTAACAAATTTCACCATATACCGAAGGTTGGAGAGAAGCATGAAGATAACGGAATTGTATATAAAGTTGTAGCAGCCTCAAGAAACAGAATAGAAAAAGTTTTGATAAGAGTGTCAAAACCGACTCACAAGGAGGATAACACAAATGGTAAAGAACAAGAATATTGA
- a CDS encoding DMT family transporter, with product MTKDRKKMFAYFYLTFTLLSFSSIEVVSKPLMGKVDPFFMTAFRFLIGGLTLMLFVKEDILTKDFIPITLIGALNSIVSMTTLQLSIKYSNASTAATLVASNPIFVSLFAWLILRERYPIRKYVGIFLGFIGLVVFSFGKIRGDSWLGIFYGIIAAVTFGLYTVLMRKYTKKYGALKVTAYSSLSSAVIYVLLIFLSQKMKIPTLDISQWMILVYLGFIVTGVAYLTFFKAIEYLGTAQSSRIFFLKPIVATILALIFLNEGLSLLKVIGMIIVLLSLIL from the coding sequence ATGACTAAAGATCGTAAAAAAATGTTTGCTTATTTTTACCTTACATTTACTTTGTTATCTTTTTCGAGCATAGAAGTTGTCTCTAAGCCACTGATGGGTAAAGTGGATCCTTTTTTTATGACAGCGTTTAGGTTTCTTATTGGTGGTTTGACATTAATGCTTTTTGTTAAAGAAGATATTTTGACTAAAGATTTTATTCCAATAACGTTGATAGGTGCTTTAAACAGTATAGTCTCTATGACCACTCTACAGTTGTCAATTAAATATTCAAATGCGTCCACGGCAGCAACACTTGTAGCGAGTAATCCAATTTTTGTGTCGCTTTTTGCGTGGTTGATTTTGAGGGAGAGATACCCCATCAGAAAATATGTTGGTATATTTTTGGGGTTCATTGGACTTGTGGTTTTTAGTTTTGGAAAAATTCGCGGTGATTCGTGGTTGGGTATATTTTATGGAATAATTGCTGCTGTAACATTCGGACTGTACACTGTACTCATGAGAAAATACACAAAGAAATATGGTGCGCTTAAAGTTACAGCATATTCTTCTCTTTCTTCTGCTGTAATCTATGTTTTGTTAATCTTTTTATCACAAAAAATGAAAATTCCAACTCTTGATATTTCTCAGTGGATGATACTTGTGTATCTTGGTTTTATTGTTACTGGTGTTGCTTATTTAACCTTCTTCAAGGCAATTGAATACTTAGGAACGGCACAATCGAGTAGGATCTTTTTTCTGAAACCTATTGTTGCAACAATTTTAGCTCTAATTTTTCTCAACGAAGGTCTTAGCCTTTTAAAGGTAATCGGCATGATAATAGTATTACTTTCCCTCATCTTGTGA
- a CDS encoding cupin domain-containing protein — MEKVRIWKPSEEEIEKAKRWPTWSKEESIFDWYYDEPEQFYVVEGEVEVTLDDGTKVNFSAGDMVRFSGNVKCTWHVKRKIFKHYFIG; from the coding sequence ATGGAAAAGGTAAGAATATGGAAACCTTCTGAAGAGGAGATTGAAAAAGCCAAAAGGTGGCCAACTTGGAGCAAAGAAGAAAGTATATTTGATTGGTATTACGACGAGCCAGAACAATTTTATGTAGTTGAAGGTGAAGTGGAAGTTACACTTGATGATGGGACTAAAGTTAACTTTTCAGCAGGTGATATGGTTAGATTCTCCGGTAATGTAAAATGTACTTGGCATGTTAAAAGAAAAATTTTCAAACATTACTTTATTGGATGA
- a CDS encoding SpoIIE family protein phosphatase, with the protein MPDKICVLSDTLFVTTEISELLKFVGYNIIECEELEEFIKQQDNVQLVIMYSKKVQKVFDWVKVLKTDFKLRSIPIIFVVDEKNYNLLSDAYQIGISDYLELPVVDIELISKVALHVELKKNREHIENLYIELKENLNLATEVQKLMMPSALFAKNNLWFTSHYLPAQVVGGDIYDYFDLDGEIVGYIADISGHGIQSALLCSAVKSIVRSSTNRTKALSEIINELSASIKTSLAHNYITGIFFKISFDGTVEYINCGHPPIITYDGKVFREIKMKNALPIGLFDYEYNQDDIGSFNIEEGLSYILYSDGLYSVFEKNNPVQSTIDTLFDFLNKEISGIPKEILPFYIRYKLNRLYSEIPDDFSIVCFGKSRRYVYIDKDVELYYTKESIIDEIIRKILNYTLSEEYIIFYNEHEDHRILLCKDVEIGYILKELPTSLCLNFGNISAIKLFTR; encoded by the coding sequence TTGCCTGATAAAATTTGTGTACTATCTGATACGCTTTTTGTGACTACCGAAATATCAGAACTTCTTAAGTTTGTTGGTTACAATATCATAGAGTGCGAAGAACTGGAAGAATTTATAAAACAACAAGATAATGTGCAGCTTGTTATAATGTATTCAAAAAAAGTCCAGAAGGTTTTTGATTGGGTTAAAGTTTTAAAGACCGATTTCAAACTAAGAAGTATTCCTATAATATTTGTCGTTGATGAAAAGAACTATAATCTCCTATCCGATGCATACCAGATTGGTATTTCAGACTACTTAGAATTACCTGTTGTTGACATTGAACTCATTTCGAAGGTAGCATTACACGTAGAGTTAAAGAAAAACAGGGAACACATAGAAAACCTTTATATTGAACTAAAGGAAAACCTCAATTTGGCCACCGAAGTTCAGAAATTAATGATGCCCTCTGCATTATTTGCTAAGAACAATTTATGGTTTACCTCTCATTACTTACCTGCCCAAGTTGTTGGTGGGGACATTTATGATTATTTTGATTTAGACGGAGAGATCGTTGGTTACATAGCGGATATATCAGGTCATGGAATTCAGTCAGCACTTTTGTGTTCTGCTGTTAAATCCATAGTTCGTTCTTCTACAAATAGGACGAAAGCACTTTCAGAAATCATAAACGAGCTTTCGGCAAGTATAAAAACGTCCTTAGCTCATAACTACATAACAGGAATATTTTTCAAAATAAGTTTCGATGGAACTGTAGAATATATCAATTGCGGTCATCCTCCGATAATAACATACGATGGAAAGGTTTTTCGAGAAATAAAAATGAAAAATGCATTACCCATTGGGTTGTTCGATTATGAATACAACCAAGATGATATTGGATCGTTTAACATCGAAGAAGGTTTATCGTATATTCTTTATTCGGATGGGCTTTATTCTGTGTTTGAAAAGAATAACCCTGTGCAGAGCACCATAGACACACTATTCGATTTTTTAAACAAGGAAATCTCAGGAATACCTAAGGAAATATTACCTTTTTACATCCGGTATAAGTTGAACAGATTGTACTCAGAAATTCCTGATGATTTTTCAATAGTATGCTTTGGAAAATCAAGAAGATACGTGTACATAGACAAAGATGTCGAATTATATTACACAAAAGAATCAATAATTGACGAAATTATTAGAAAAATTTTAAATTACACGTTGTCAGAAGAATATATTATCTTTTACAACGAACACGAAGATCATAGAATTTTATTGTGTAAAGACGTTGAGATAGGTTACATTCTCAAGGAGCTTCCTACAAGTCTTTGCCTTAACTTTGGGAATATATCCGCGATAAAATTATTCACACGATAG
- a CDS encoding pyroglutamyl-peptidase I encodes MDERLKVLLTGFESFGGEKLNPSELVVKRISKKKFDKCVTDILILPVSYEKSISILEDYYSKNTVDVAIHLGQAGGRAVINIERVAVNIIDSKNADNDKKIIQDKTIIPSGLDAYMTRLDTKKIVEFLNKKKIPANVSYDAGQYVCNTIYYFSLHKSYCDKNPKSVLFIHLPFLPQQVCDKYPKNSNIPSMALQLQVKAVEEILKNIKELSCE; translated from the coding sequence ATGGATGAGAGATTAAAAGTTCTTTTAACTGGTTTTGAGAGTTTTGGTGGTGAAAAACTGAATCCAAGTGAATTAGTAGTAAAAAGGATTTCAAAAAAGAAGTTCGATAAATGTGTAACTGATATTTTGATTTTACCTGTGAGCTACGAAAAAAGTATCAGTATTTTAGAAGATTACTATTCAAAAAACACTGTTGACGTTGCGATTCACTTAGGACAGGCAGGAGGTAGAGCAGTTATAAACATTGAAAGAGTTGCTGTGAATATTATAGATTCAAAAAATGCCGATAACGATAAAAAAATAATCCAGGACAAAACAATAATACCTTCTGGTTTAGATGCTTATATGACCAGGTTAGATACAAAGAAAATTGTTGAATTTCTTAATAAAAAGAAAATACCAGCTAACGTTTCATACGATGCTGGGCAGTATGTTTGTAATACAATATATTACTTTTCGTTACACAAGTCATACTGTGATAAAAACCCTAAAAGCGTGTTATTCATTCATCTACCGTTTTTGCCACAACAGGTGTGTGATAAATATCCAAAAAATTCAAACATACCATCAATGGCTTTGCAATTGCAAGTAAAAGCCGTAGAAGAGATACTGAAAAATATAAAGGAACTATCGTGTGAATAA